GGCTCTATGTACGTCATCACGCCACGCGCCAAATTCGTATCGGGTGGAAGGCGCAACGGAAGCTAAGCAACGGTgtattttaaatagttttatcTGTCAATTTGAAACACTTTTGTTGGAGATTTTAGTCCTCAATATGTCTCAGAAAGCAGGCTATTCACCCAGCTTCAAGCGACCCTCGGAAATCATGcgaatgaggaggaaaaaagccCGAAGCATCGCCGGTGTCTCCCCCTGCCCGAGCGGCCAGGACTCTACAGACAGTCCGGGACAAAGCAGCTCCTCCCCGGCCTGTGTTCGGCCTTTCTCTCCGGGGCCGCTCTTCAACAGCCAGAACCGCTCCGGAGGCGGGACAAAACGCAGAAACCCGTTCGCAAATATCGAAAACACGTACAGCCCCAACAAGAAGTTTATAATTCATAACGATGACGGGAATATTGAGGCTTTAAATACACGGAGAGACAACGAGGAAGACATGTCAACAAAGACTGACTGTCAGGgagttttttctttcagttcGAGTCTGACCGAGGCCGAGAAACGGGAGCGAGGAGAGATTTCCAGCAAGGTTggttatgataataataaacgAATAATATAATGTTATGTGTGTCAAGCCTTTATTCGACACAGAGAATGTGGTTGTAGAGGTGACATGTCAGTCAGTAACTTGGCTTAATGTATTGACACGAATCTCACTTTAAAACAACGCGAGAGTTTGGTCAAtccgttcattcattttttaaattttgtgcATTTTCTGGGAGCCGAATCCAGGCAAAGTTAACATGTAGTTACGTAAAgcctgtgtttctttgtttcaaaCTAAAGGTGTAGGATTTTATGTAAATAGttacacttttgttttctgaatCTTTTTCCAGAGGACTATTTACTCTCAAGTTTCCCCCTTGAGTGAACGTGTTTCTATTGTGATATCTATATGCTGTCAGTAACTcatataaataaacttaaaatacTTGGACTATTCCTTTTAATACCAAGTCTGAAGAaggaggatttttttatttatataataatattcatatattCTCCTGTCCATTCTGTGCTGTAGAAGTGTCTGACTTTCTCTGAGGATGACTCTCTGtttgaagaagaggaggaaaatgctAAAAGTCCACTTTTGAAGGttggtgtgttttcttttgtaatatTGAAAGAGTTTTATGTGCTGCTGTCTTCACTAAATCTTTTCAGGATACATGACCAACCTGTCCTCTCCCTGCTCTCTTGTTAGAGTCCCCAGGCCATCGCTCCTGCTTCTATCGCTCCTCCCGTGTGTACAGAGTTTCCAGCAGACTGGAGCCTGAAGACTCGCCTCCTCTTCACGTCTCCCCTCACCTTGTCATGGTCCGAGCAGCCTAAAGCGCAGGAGGAGGCCCTGGGGCTCAGCCAGCACTGCAGAGCGCAGTTTATTCCCCTGCCTCACAGTCTACAGGTAGGTTTTTGAGCCTTTATTACATGTGACATCTCAGTGAGCATCCTTTTGCCTTCACAAAGATTACTTTTCCTACAGTGAATTTCATCCCTCTGTGCACAGGATCCCAGGTCCTGCCCAGACCTTCGTTGTGCCTTCCAGCAGAGTCTGGTGTACTGGCAGCATCCGTCTCTGCCCTGGATCCCTCTGTTCCCCAGGATCAATGTTGAGAGGAACTTCAAGGGGAAGAGCACCCCCTGGGCACAAGACGTGTCACTGCAGCAGAGTCTAATGAGTGAATGGTGAGGCTGTAGGTGTCAGTACTTTCCATGGACAGTTAGGTCGAGCTACAGTTGTTGCTTAACTACGTCAATTAATTGGACCATTGCACCTTGTCCCAGTATTCAAGCATGAGCaaggaattgatttattgagtgGAGTGTGTCTGACTCTACAACGCCGTTTTAGCTTGTTAGTTTTAGGTGTTTTCTGGTTGACTTACAACTTCACAGACCAGTGAATGTTTAATTCTTAAAGTTGATGGAGCATAAATTTGGTCCCCCCATCAGTCCAAAAATGGACCAGTCTGGATTTCTACAtattttttctgctgtttttgccATTATTCAATCTGTAGCAGAAAGTTGAGTTTGAGTTcaactcgattaatcgattaatcatttggtccataagatatcagaaaatgttaaaaaaatgttgatcagtgtttgtcaaacctggaaatgatgatgttctcaaatgtcttgttttgtccacaaaccaatgattcactttgaatgatttctttgttatccagagcaaagaaatgaagaaaatactcacatttaagaagcttaaacaatcggaaatcttgttttaatcatgaaaaaagcttcgaaCTGAAtaatcagttatcaaaatatttgttgattaatttagtgatcaattaataatcgattcaacgattaattgtttcagctctagctgCAACTAATAACTAAGTATCAAGTATTCATacaattgattcatctgtcatttattttcttgactaatctattagttgtttggtccctaaactgttctcaaatgtcttgttttgtccacaaagcaaaatgattcagttttcatgatttctttgtttaatggagcaaagaaaccagagtaTATCCACATTTCAGATGCttgttttatcaacaaaaacacGGACTAAGCGAGGAATTTAGTAAATGACAATAATCAGTTAACCATTGCAACGCTAGTTCTGTTGCAAGTTGTCTTAAAGATATGACATTTCCAACATGTTTAAGTTATATTTGCATAGAAGATACTTGGTCATACTCATTTCACATCagagtgttttctctgtgtccaTCTCCCGCACaggtcagtcagtctgtcatcTCTCTACGGTCTCCTGAAGGCCAGACTGTGTCCTTATTTCTACCTCTGCTCCTATCAGGTAGCTCTTTTTGTGTATTGATTCTTTTTAAAGATCATATCCAGTCACTAAAGGCATAACATGACtccttgtgctttttttttaatctgtgatgtcagtttacagttttattcAGAGCAGCAGGTCTCGGTGGTTCCAACACCATCACAGCACTGATTTCTCCAACAACTCGAGGTATCAGGGAGGCGATGAAGGCTGAAGGTGAGCAAATCCTGAGAAAATGGATAaataccatttaaaaaaaggttcacCGAATTAAATCTACATCAGCTTGAGTTGATGATGTCTTCAGAAtatgtttactgctttattttgcTGTAAGACACCCATTTAGCttagctgctggtctactgctgcattGTTTGGTAAGTTTATGTCATTTAGGTGAATTTCAAGTCAcgtaacacatttgaactgaatgatggaggcagatgagtTGCTGGACCTTTGAACCtctttaacaaaacaaattctGCTCATGTGTTTAACAAACTACTTTGCTGTTCAGGTATAGAGTTCAGTCTCCCTCTAGTGGAGGAGAGACGGAGGAGCAAGGGCCAGCAGAACGTGGCTGAACAGCAAGGAGAGGAGCAGGATTTGAAGGAGTgagttttttccctcttcagctCTTCTGTTTATATTTAGTTATAACACAAGCTGATGATGTTGTAATTGGATTTTTAATCACAGGTGCTCTGAGCTGACAGAAGGCGTGGACTATCCGGCAGGTGACGAGGGGGAAAATGACGCAGACAACGATGAAGACAGCAGCTTCTCCTGGCTGAAGGAGATGGGAATCCAGGACAAAATCAAGAAGCACGACAACATCATCATACAACTGTATCCTTCTGCTTTGACTCTGACTGTGTCCCGTGTTTACACCTCTACTGTACGTGTCGTATACACTTGTGAGAGTCACGGCCTTTGACTACTTGTTCAGTCGTAAAGAGGGACACGCTGTGTCTCTGGACCATAAACCAgagtctgtggtgtgtgtggagggaCCTCACACTTTCACCCTCATCAACTTCCTCATTAACTGTAAGAGTCTTGTGGCTGCAGCAGGTTCCCAGGCCGGGTTACCACCAACACTGCTGGCTCCTGTCGCTTTCAGGGGAGCAACAGtgcaaacactgaaggtatgaACGCAcccaaacccacacacacgcatgcacagaGCGCGGCGATCAAGTCTTAATCCGAGTGTGTGTCCTTGTCAGGCCCGCAGTGTGAACGTGAAGAGCCAGGTCGGTTCTAGCTTCCAGAACATCAGCAGTCTGGAGATCACAGGTACACTGCAGCTTCAGGAGCTCATCATTCTCATCGTAATCACAGAGCTGTGGCCACAGACGTTCACTCTCATTTATGAAACTAACAGCGAAGGTGACAATAGAACTGTGCCTCATCTGCCACTTAAACACAAAAATTGAAGATTTGATAAGCAATTAGCACAGCTACACACTACTCAGTCGGGTCCTGCTAACCTCCTCCAGTAAGTGTGATGCTTCTCCTTCAATGTATTTACATTCAGCTATTACTACTGATTTGTAGGCTTTATTGCTGAGTTCATGTGAGTTTGTTAACGTACGTTGCTCTCCGATACAGCTGTCACTGTTCTTCTTCCAGAGGTTTGTTTGACAAGGTTAAATGTTTTGATGAGCTGTAAAAAAGCATTAAATGTATTGATCTTCATTAAAGttcttcatattttttctttgtgtggtGCAGGACCcatcctcccctcctctctgcaCACCATCACAACCCTTCTTCGACCCTCACAGAAAGGAAACTTCTCTGCTACACTTTACACGCACGCACCCACTGCTGTCATGAACACGCATACCAGCACGCAGCAGGTAAGACTTGAAATTATGGGATTACATTGGCTCAGTGCACAATTCA
Above is a window of Solea senegalensis isolate Sse05_10M linkage group LG2, IFAPA_SoseM_1, whole genome shotgun sequence DNA encoding:
- the LOC122783924 gene encoding protein downstream neighbor of son homolog, translated to MSQKAGYSPSFKRPSEIMRMRRKKARSIAGVSPCPSGQDSTDSPGQSSSSPACVRPFSPGPLFNSQNRSGGGTKRRNPFANIENTYSPNKKFIIHNDDGNIEALNTRRDNEEDMSTKTDCQGVFSFSSSLTEAEKRERGEISSKKCLTFSEDDSLFEEEEENAKSPLLKSPQAIAPASIAPPVCTEFPADWSLKTRLLFTSPLTLSWSEQPKAQEEALGLSQHCRAQFIPLPHSLQDPRSCPDLRCAFQQSLVYWQHPSLPWIPLFPRINVERNFKGKSTPWAQDVSLQQSLMSEWSVSLSSLYGLLKARLCPYFYLCSYQFTVLFRAAGLGGSNTITALISPTTRGIREAMKAEGIEFSLPLVEERRRSKGQQNVAEQQGEEQDLKECSELTEGVDYPAGDEGENDADNDEDSSFSWLKEMGIQDKIKKHDNIIIQLRKEGHAVSLDHKPESVVCVEGPHTFTLINFLINCKSLVAAAGSQAGLPPTLLAPVAFRGATVQTLKARSVNVKSQVGSSFQNISSLEITGPILPSSLHTITTLLRPSQKGNFSATLYTHAPTAVMNTHTSTQQCTGGSVDLSGCGLHPASVQQLQQPSSLGKSALTHINMNNYSYTWKN